The Aurantiacibacter gangjinensis genome includes a region encoding these proteins:
- a CDS encoding septal ring lytic transglycosylase RlpA family protein has product MWRESGNLRGLALLAAAMDGTIPSRAGIRWLTPVLALALLGTTASGRAQDAAQLSPEAATAEATAEADADFDAAFEIIDEPVEPELPDHAVDITTIEPAEPEASQLGRGMASYYGRRFHGRPTANGERFDMHAMTAAHRTLPFGSMVRVTNTRNGQSVVVRINDRGPFIRGRTIDLSRGAAEQIGMVSAGHASVELELLES; this is encoded by the coding sequence TTGTGGCGCGAAAGTGGCAATCTGCGCGGATTGGCGCTATTGGCAGCCGCCATGGACGGGACCATTCCCTCTCGCGCCGGCATTCGCTGGCTGACGCCGGTGCTGGCGCTTGCGCTGTTGGGCACGACGGCATCCGGCCGCGCGCAGGATGCTGCGCAACTCTCTCCGGAAGCCGCAACTGCCGAAGCAACCGCAGAGGCTGACGCCGATTTCGACGCCGCTTTCGAAATCATCGACGAGCCTGTCGAACCAGAGCTGCCCGACCACGCTGTCGACATCACCACGATCGAGCCAGCTGAGCCCGAAGCGTCGCAACTCGGCCGCGGGATGGCCAGCTACTACGGGCGGCGCTTCCATGGCCGCCCCACGGCCAATGGCGAGCGGTTCGACATGCATGCCATGACCGCCGCGCATCGCACCCTACCCTTCGGTTCCATGGTGCGCGTGACCAACACGCGCAACGGCCAGTCCGTGGTGGTGCGCATCAACGATCGCGGGCCGTTCATCCGTGGCCGCACGATCGACCTGTCGCGCGGCGCGGCAGAGCAGATCGGCATGGTCAGCGCCGGCCATGCCAGCGTCGAGCTGGAGCTGCTGGAGAGCTAG